TGAAAATCCAGAAGGCTTCCACTTTGGCGATTTGAAATTAACATCAAATGCTGATGATACGGTGACAGCTGAAGTGTTTATGGTAAACGCTGACGGTGAAGAAGTTGAAGTTATTGCAAATGGAAAAGGTTCTGTTGAAGCTATCTATAACGCTGTCGATAAATTTTTCAATCAAACTGTCCGCCTTCTCAGCTACACAATGGATGCTGTAACAGACGGTATTGATTCACAAGCGCGTGTGTCAGTTTCAATTGAAAATGGTGATACAGGAACAATTTTCAACGCATCTGGTATTGATTTTGACGTGCTTAAAGCAGGTGCTATTGCTTATGTCAATGCGAATGCTTTTGTTCAAAAAGAAAATGCTGGTGAAATTGGCAAAGCCGTTTCATTCCGTGATGTGCCAACTAATTAACAAGAAAGGAATTTATAGAGAAGCGACGATGTTGCTTGCGGTATCTCATTATGACGAAAAAAATTGTTACACTTGCTGGTGATGGTATTGGTCCAGAAATTATGGCAGCGGGCTTAGAAGTCCTTGAAGCTGTGGCTTCAAAAATTAATTTTGATTATGACATTGGTGCAAAACCTTTTGGTGGCGCAGGAATTGATGCCAGTGGTCATCCACTACCAAAAGAAACTTTGGATGCGGCAAAATCAGCCGATGCGATTTTATTAGCTGCCATTGGTGGTCCAAAGTATGATAACACTACTGTTCGTCCAGAACAAGGCTTGCTTGCCATTCGTAAGGAATTAAATTTGTTCGCAAATATCAGACCTGTTCGTATCTTTGATGCTTTGAAACACTTATCGCCTTTGAAACCTGAAGGGATTGAAGGAGTTGACTTTGTTGTTGTCCGTGAGTTAACAGGAGGTATCTATTTTGGTGAACATCAGTTACAAGATGAATCAGCACGTGATATCAATGACTATTCAGCGCAGGAAATCCGCCGTATTATTCGCAAGGCATTTGAATTGGCACGACTTCGCGGCAAAAAAGTGACAAGCATTGATAAACAAAATGTCTTGGCAACTTCAAAATTATGGCGTAAAGTTGCTGAAGAAGTAGCCTTAGATTTTCCAGATGTCACGTTGGAACATCAATTGGTGGATAGCGCAGCCATGATTATGATTACAAATCCATCACGCTTTGACGTTGTGGTTACGGAAAATCTTTTTGGTGATATTTTGTCTGATGAATCAAGCGTGCTTCCAGGCACACTTGGTGTTATGCCATCAGCTAGCCATTCAGAAAATGGACCAAGCCTTTATGAGCCGATTCACGGTTCAGCTCCAGATATTGCTGGACAAGGCATTGCCAATCCTGTCAGCATGATTTTATCTGTTGCCATGATGTTGCGTGAAAGTTTCGGTGAAGTAGCTGGCGCAGACCTCATTGAAAATGCGGTTGATAAGACATTTAATCAAGGCATTTTAACACGTGATTTAGGCGGTAAAGCTTCAACAGCTGAAATGACCGCAGCTATTATTGCAAATCTATGACTTTAAAAGAATTAGCACTTCTCATTTTCGTTTTGTGGAATGTTTTGACCTTTCTGACTTATGGTATGGATAAAAAGAAAGCAGAGCATGGACATTGGCGAATTCCAGAGAAAACATTGCTTTTAGAAAGTATCTTATTTGGTGGAATCGGTTCTTTTCTTGGTGGAAAAATCTTTCATCATAAAACTTTGAAATGGTACTTTAAAGCTTGTTGGTATTTGGGAATGGTGATTGATATTGCAGTTTTATACTGGTATATCGTCATTTGGAAATAGTAGCTAACTAGAAAATGAAATAGTGAGAAGAATTTGGAGGATGAAATGAGCGGAAAATCGATTTTTGATAAGCTTTGGGAACGCCATGTGATTACTGGTGAAGAAGGCAAACCACAGCTTATGTATGTTGACCAGCATTATATTCATGAAGTAACAAGTCCGCAGGCATTCCAAGGACTTAGAGATGCAGGTCGTAAAGTACGTCGCCCAGATTTAACATTTGGAACGACTGACCACAATGTTCCAACGGTAGATATTTTAAATATTCGCGACTTGGTGTCAAAAAATCAAATTGATACCCTTGCTCGAAATGTTAAAGACTTTGGTATTGATGCGGCAACACATGGAACAGAACGCCAAGG
This sequence is a window from Streptococcus macedonicus ACA-DC 198. Protein-coding genes within it:
- the leuB gene encoding 3-isopropylmalate dehydrogenase translates to MTKKIVTLAGDGIGPEIMAAGLEVLEAVASKINFDYDIGAKPFGGAGIDASGHPLPKETLDAAKSADAILLAAIGGPKYDNTTVRPEQGLLAIRKELNLFANIRPVRIFDALKHLSPLKPEGIEGVDFVVVRELTGGIYFGEHQLQDESARDINDYSAQEIRRIIRKAFELARLRGKKVTSIDKQNVLATSKLWRKVAEEVALDFPDVTLEHQLVDSAAMIMITNPSRFDVVVTENLFGDILSDESSVLPGTLGVMPSASHSENGPSLYEPIHGSAPDIAGQGIANPVSMILSVAMMLRESFGEVAGADLIENAVDKTFNQGILTRDLGGKASTAEMTAAIIANL